The DNA window GCAGGAAATTGCGGAAGCGCTTATTAAAGACGGCTACAATGCTGATTCTTTGCACGGCGACCTTTCTCAGCAACAGCGTGATAAGGTCATGAAACGCTACCGCGAGCGCAGCCTGCAATTGCTTATTGCAACTGACGTCGCCGCACGTGGTATAGACGTTAATGATGTTACACACGTTATTAACTACTCGTTACCTGACGAGATAGAGAACTACACCCACCGAAGCGGCCGTACGGCACGTGCAGGTAAAACAGGTGTATCTATCGCTATTATCAACAGCAAGGAACTTGGTAAGATACGCCAGATAGAGCGTGTTATTGGTAAAAAGTTTGTTAAAGCAGAGATACCGACAGGCTTTGATGTTTGTGAAAAACAGCTTTTTGCCTTAGTACATAAAGTACATAACGTAGAAGTTAACGAAAGCCAGATAGAGCAGTACATTCCACGTATAATGGATGAGTTTGCCGAATTGAGCAAAGAAGAAGTAATCAAACGCTTTGCTTCATTGGAATTCAATCGTTTCCTTGATTACTATAAGAACGCGCCAGACCTTAATGCCCCTGCTGACGACTTCCGTCGTGCTGAAGGTGCAAGAGGCGAAAGCTTTAACCGCGATGGCATGCGTTCAGAATATACACGCTTGTTCATCAATTTAGGTTCTGTTGATGAGTTTAACCGCGGCGATTTGCTGGGTTATATTTGCAACAACGCTAAAATAAGCGGCCGCACGGTTGGTAAGATAGATGTTAAAGGTGTTTACTCTTTCTTTGAAGTGAACAACGGCGATGTAGATCAGGTAATGAACAACTTTAAGAGCGTTGAGTTCAAAGGTCGTCCCGTTAGGATAGAGATATCCGGCGAAGGTGTTAGCACAAGCCGTAGTGGCGCTGGTGGTAACAGGCGCGAGGGTGGCTACCAAAAACGTGAGGGCGGATTTAACCGCGAAAGACGTGAAGGTGGCTCCCGTGAAAAAAGCTTCTCGGGTGGTAACACTGGTGGTGGTTTCCGCGACTTTAGTGGAAAGCGCCGCGAGGATAAACCCGAACGCCGCAGAAGGTCTTAATTTAGAAGTTTAGTTTAGTTTTCATAAGAGTTTCCGGAGTAGTTAACCGGAAACACAGTTTTAGTTTAGTTTTGTTTACAAAGCCTCTCGTCTGCCAAGCATTCGTGAGGCTTTTGTTTTATCTGGTAAATTCAAGTTTTGTAGAGTGAAATGCTAACTCTGCCATATTCATCCATTCACCGGAGAACTTAATTTGACGCAAGCACAAGTGTTGTTGTCATACATATGTGTGATAGGTTTTTAAAATAGGTTATCTAACAATAATTTATCATATTAGGTTGTAAAAAGTAGATAACTGTGGCAGTTTACAGGAGTTTGTTATTTTTAATACTAAACACGTTTCTGCTTGTGTGTTATGTTGGTTACCCAACATATTGCCAGGTACCGCTTATTGGATCCTTTAGTCCAATGAAAGGGCCGGTGGGCACAATTGTAAATATTAATGGAGTTAACTTTGGTAGTGCGCCTGTGGTTTATTTCGGTGCTACGCGTGCTGAAGTACTGTCTGCAAATAACTCTGCGTTATCTGTGGAAGTGCCTGCTGGGGCTACATTTCAGCCCCTGTCGGTATTAAATACAGCAAGCCATTTAACGGGATATTCAAAGTACCCCTACCATGTCACTTTTTCTTCTACTGGTAAGATAACTGCACTTAATTTTAATGGCCGGTTAGATATTCAAAGTGGAGAGGGTCCTACGTCGCTTGGTACAGCAGATCTCGACGGTGACGGCAAGGTTGATCTGGTAGTGGCGAATGGATTAAGTAACACGATCTCTATTTACCGGAACATCAGTGTTATGGGGACAATCAATGCCAATTCCTTTGCTCCGAAATTCGATATTCCAACAGGATTTTTACCCAATAACCTTGATATTGCCGATCTTGATGGGGACGGAAAACTAGATATTGTTGTTGCTAATTATGTAAGTAACACGTTAA is part of the Mucilaginibacter terrenus genome and encodes:
- a CDS encoding DEAD/DEAH box helicase, which gives rise to MNNPFIELGIRHDIVNAISELGFENPTPIQEQSIPVLLTGSNDFVGLAQTGTGKTAAFGLPLLELLDFEENHPQALVLCPTRELCLQITNDINNYAKKMSNVHVVAVYGGASISDQLRTIRRGVQIVVATPGRMLDIINRKAIDFSQVKYVVLDEADEMLNMGFQEDIDNILSTTPEEKKTWLFSATMPSEVRRIAKKYMDNPFELTMGEKNTGNANIDHEYYVVRARDKYAAFKRIVDFNPEIFGIVFCRTKIETQEIAEALIKDGYNADSLHGDLSQQQRDKVMKRYRERSLQLLIATDVAARGIDVNDVTHVINYSLPDEIENYTHRSGRTARAGKTGVSIAIINSKELGKIRQIERVIGKKFVKAEIPTGFDVCEKQLFALVHKVHNVEVNESQIEQYIPRIMDEFAELSKEEVIKRFASLEFNRFLDYYKNAPDLNAPADDFRRAEGARGESFNRDGMRSEYTRLFINLGSVDEFNRGDLLGYICNNAKISGRTVGKIDVKGVYSFFEVNNGDVDQVMNNFKSVEFKGRPVRIEISGEGVSTSRSGAGGNRREGGYQKREGGFNRERREGGSREKSFSGGNTGGGFRDFSGKRREDKPERRRRS